The following coding sequences lie in one Ostrea edulis chromosome 8, xbOstEdul1.1, whole genome shotgun sequence genomic window:
- the LOC125663288 gene encoding multiple epidermal growth factor-like domains protein 10 isoform X2: protein MVIIICQILLCVIYTTAYENAALRKPAWQTHNWPDAPYDVEWGAAKAVDGMYTDRSAGGNQCTQSGPGQTTAMWRVDLESVVSISHINIYYRTENKPSPGAYYNRFAGFFLYVSNTTSKDDGHRCFHEIQPVTGTPVENQTISCSVHGRYVIYYNERKPGVTYPSYYSRDAYNELCEVEVHGCSDPTFYGKNCDQPCPDKCQEKRCNISTGYCLGCIPGYQGLRCSQVCDKQAYGLGCSSSCGNCSDGEPCHYQNGTCPRGCNAGVYGEKCQIPCQTGFYGKNCGHRCSENCEVTNRCSRFTGECDGGCKPGWKMPTCQRECDDGMYGAGCTQKCGSCLDNKQCHHVNGTCLNGCSSGYQGGHCKENCPSGYFGINCENSCTVHCGRNGSCDQTTGICDGGCEEGWSGPLCGTEELSSRVTSCTDDNTATIISIVVSIFIVLIGSIINFLMWKRNQKYAKKGENCRSETRSAHNSDIPSGSNRVESPYAELGDRDKPNTYEELHHYTDSNGKV from the exons ATGGTAATCATCATCTGTCAGATATTACTGTGTGTAATATACACCACAGCGTATG AAAATGCAGCATTACGGAAACCAGCATGGCAGACACATAACTGGCCTGATGCACCTTATGATGTGGAATGGGGCGCAGCGAAGGCTGTGGACGGAATGTATACTGACCGCTCAGCAGGAGGAAACCAATGTACTCAATCAGGCCCAGGTCAAACAACAGCGATGTGGAGAGTGGACCTGGAGAGTGTGGTCAGCATTAGTCACATTAACATCTACTATAGGACGGAAAATAAACCGA GCCCCGGTGCGTATTATAATCGATTTGCTGGATTTTTCCTGTACGTATCCAACACTACGTCAAAGGATGACGGCCATCGTTGTTTCCATGAGATACAGCCTGTGACCGGAACTCCAGTAGAGAACCAGACAATAAGCTGTTCTGTTCATGGACGATATGTGATATACTACAACGAACGGAAACCGGGTGTTACCTACCCTAGCTACTACTCACGAGACGCATATAATGAACTATGTGAAGTGGAAGTTCATG GGTGCTCTGACCCAACATTTTACGGAAAGAACTGTGACCAACCGTGTCCCGATAAATGTCAAGAGAAGAGGTGTAACATCAGTACGGGATACTGTCTGGGCTGTATACCGGGTTATCAAGGTCTTCGCTGTAGTCAAG TGTGTGATAAACAGGCGTATGGGCTGGGATGTTCGTCATCATGTGGGAACTGTAGCGATGGGGAGCCATGCCACTATCAAAACGGCACGTGCCCTCGGGGATGTAATGCAGGGGTATATGGGGAGAAATGCCAAATAC CATGCCAAACTGGTTTTTATGGAAAGAACTGCGGACATAGATGCAGTGAGAACTGTGAAGTGACAAACCGTTGTAGCAGATTTACTGGGGAGTGTGACGGGGGCTGTAAACCGGGATGGAAGATGCCAACATGTCAGCGAG AATGTGACGATGGGATGTACGGCGCAGGCTGCACACAGAAATGTGGCTCCTGTCTAGACAACAAACAGTGTCATCATGTTAACGGCACGTGTTTGAATGGTTGTTCTTCAGGATACCAGGGAGGACATTGCAAGGAGA ACTGTCCCAGTGGATATTTCGGTATCAATTGTGAAAACAGCTGTACCGTGCACTGTGGTAGAAATGGTAGTTGTGATCAGACCACCGGGATATGTGATGGAGGATGTGAGGAGGGGTGGAGCGGGCCTCTCTGTGGTACAG AAGAGTTATCATCCCGCGTTACAAGTTGTACAGATGACAACACCGCCACCATCATAAGTATTGTAGTATCTATTTTTATAGTGCTTATTGGAAGTATCATCAACTTCCTGATGTGGAAGAGAAATCAGA AATACGCAAAGAAAGG AGAAAATTGTAGAAGTGAAACAAGGAGTGCTCACAATTCAG ATATACCAAGCGGTTCAAATCG TGTTGAATCCCCGTATGCAGAACTGGGAGACCGTGACAAACCGAACACGTACGAGGAACTTCACCATTATACCGACTCTAATGGGAAAGTCTAA
- the LOC125663288 gene encoding protein draper-like isoform X3 has protein sequence MVIIICQILLCVIYTTAYENAALRKPAWQTHNWPDAPYDVEWGAAKAVDGMYTDRSAGGNQCTQSGPGQTTAMWRVDLESVVSISHINIYYRTENKPSPGAYYNRFAGFFLYVSNTTSKDDGHRCFHEIQPVTGTPVENQTISCSVHGRYVIYYNERKPGVTYPSYYSRDAYNELCEVEVHVCDKQAYGLGCSSSCGNCSDGEPCHYQNGTCPRGCNAGVYGEKCQIPCQTGFYGKNCGHRCSENCEVTNRCSRFTGECDGGCKPGWKMPTCQRECDDGMYGAGCTQKCGSCLDNKQCHHVNGTCLNGCSSGYQGGHCKENCPSGYFGINCENSCTVHCGRNGSCDQTTGICDGGCEEGWSGPLCGTEELSSRVTSCTDDNTATIISIVVSIFIVLIGSIINFLMWKRNQTEYAKKGENCRSETRSAHNSDIPSGSNRVESPYAELGDRDKPNTYEELHHYTDSNGKV, from the exons ATGGTAATCATCATCTGTCAGATATTACTGTGTGTAATATACACCACAGCGTATG AAAATGCAGCATTACGGAAACCAGCATGGCAGACACATAACTGGCCTGATGCACCTTATGATGTGGAATGGGGCGCAGCGAAGGCTGTGGACGGAATGTATACTGACCGCTCAGCAGGAGGAAACCAATGTACTCAATCAGGCCCAGGTCAAACAACAGCGATGTGGAGAGTGGACCTGGAGAGTGTGGTCAGCATTAGTCACATTAACATCTACTATAGGACGGAAAATAAACCGA GCCCCGGTGCGTATTATAATCGATTTGCTGGATTTTTCCTGTACGTATCCAACACTACGTCAAAGGATGACGGCCATCGTTGTTTCCATGAGATACAGCCTGTGACCGGAACTCCAGTAGAGAACCAGACAATAAGCTGTTCTGTTCATGGACGATATGTGATATACTACAACGAACGGAAACCGGGTGTTACCTACCCTAGCTACTACTCACGAGACGCATATAATGAACTATGTGAAGTGGAAGTTCATG TGTGTGATAAACAGGCGTATGGGCTGGGATGTTCGTCATCATGTGGGAACTGTAGCGATGGGGAGCCATGCCACTATCAAAACGGCACGTGCCCTCGGGGATGTAATGCAGGGGTATATGGGGAGAAATGCCAAATAC CATGCCAAACTGGTTTTTATGGAAAGAACTGCGGACATAGATGCAGTGAGAACTGTGAAGTGACAAACCGTTGTAGCAGATTTACTGGGGAGTGTGACGGGGGCTGTAAACCGGGATGGAAGATGCCAACATGTCAGCGAG AATGTGACGATGGGATGTACGGCGCAGGCTGCACACAGAAATGTGGCTCCTGTCTAGACAACAAACAGTGTCATCATGTTAACGGCACGTGTTTGAATGGTTGTTCTTCAGGATACCAGGGAGGACATTGCAAGGAGA ACTGTCCCAGTGGATATTTCGGTATCAATTGTGAAAACAGCTGTACCGTGCACTGTGGTAGAAATGGTAGTTGTGATCAGACCACCGGGATATGTGATGGAGGATGTGAGGAGGGGTGGAGCGGGCCTCTCTGTGGTACAG AAGAGTTATCATCCCGCGTTACAAGTTGTACAGATGACAACACCGCCACCATCATAAGTATTGTAGTATCTATTTTTATAGTGCTTATTGGAAGTATCATCAACTTCCTGATGTGGAAGAGAAATCAGA CAGAATACGCAAAGAAAGG AGAAAATTGTAGAAGTGAAACAAGGAGTGCTCACAATTCAG ATATACCAAGCGGTTCAAATCG TGTTGAATCCCCGTATGCAGAACTGGGAGACCGTGACAAACCGAACACGTACGAGGAACTTCACCATTATACCGACTCTAATGGGAAAGTCTAA
- the LOC125663288 gene encoding multiple epidermal growth factor-like domains protein 10 isoform X1, which produces MVIIICQILLCVIYTTAYENAALRKPAWQTHNWPDAPYDVEWGAAKAVDGMYTDRSAGGNQCTQSGPGQTTAMWRVDLESVVSISHINIYYRTENKPSPGAYYNRFAGFFLYVSNTTSKDDGHRCFHEIQPVTGTPVENQTISCSVHGRYVIYYNERKPGVTYPSYYSRDAYNELCEVEVHGCSDPTFYGKNCDQPCPDKCQEKRCNISTGYCLGCIPGYQGLRCSQVCDKQAYGLGCSSSCGNCSDGEPCHYQNGTCPRGCNAGVYGEKCQIPCQTGFYGKNCGHRCSENCEVTNRCSRFTGECDGGCKPGWKMPTCQRECDDGMYGAGCTQKCGSCLDNKQCHHVNGTCLNGCSSGYQGGHCKENCPSGYFGINCENSCTVHCGRNGSCDQTTGICDGGCEEGWSGPLCGTEELSSRVTSCTDDNTATIISIVVSIFIVLIGSIINFLMWKRNQTEYAKKGENCRSETRSAHNSDIPSGSNRVESPYAELGDRDKPNTYEELHHYTDSNGKV; this is translated from the exons ATGGTAATCATCATCTGTCAGATATTACTGTGTGTAATATACACCACAGCGTATG AAAATGCAGCATTACGGAAACCAGCATGGCAGACACATAACTGGCCTGATGCACCTTATGATGTGGAATGGGGCGCAGCGAAGGCTGTGGACGGAATGTATACTGACCGCTCAGCAGGAGGAAACCAATGTACTCAATCAGGCCCAGGTCAAACAACAGCGATGTGGAGAGTGGACCTGGAGAGTGTGGTCAGCATTAGTCACATTAACATCTACTATAGGACGGAAAATAAACCGA GCCCCGGTGCGTATTATAATCGATTTGCTGGATTTTTCCTGTACGTATCCAACACTACGTCAAAGGATGACGGCCATCGTTGTTTCCATGAGATACAGCCTGTGACCGGAACTCCAGTAGAGAACCAGACAATAAGCTGTTCTGTTCATGGACGATATGTGATATACTACAACGAACGGAAACCGGGTGTTACCTACCCTAGCTACTACTCACGAGACGCATATAATGAACTATGTGAAGTGGAAGTTCATG GGTGCTCTGACCCAACATTTTACGGAAAGAACTGTGACCAACCGTGTCCCGATAAATGTCAAGAGAAGAGGTGTAACATCAGTACGGGATACTGTCTGGGCTGTATACCGGGTTATCAAGGTCTTCGCTGTAGTCAAG TGTGTGATAAACAGGCGTATGGGCTGGGATGTTCGTCATCATGTGGGAACTGTAGCGATGGGGAGCCATGCCACTATCAAAACGGCACGTGCCCTCGGGGATGTAATGCAGGGGTATATGGGGAGAAATGCCAAATAC CATGCCAAACTGGTTTTTATGGAAAGAACTGCGGACATAGATGCAGTGAGAACTGTGAAGTGACAAACCGTTGTAGCAGATTTACTGGGGAGTGTGACGGGGGCTGTAAACCGGGATGGAAGATGCCAACATGTCAGCGAG AATGTGACGATGGGATGTACGGCGCAGGCTGCACACAGAAATGTGGCTCCTGTCTAGACAACAAACAGTGTCATCATGTTAACGGCACGTGTTTGAATGGTTGTTCTTCAGGATACCAGGGAGGACATTGCAAGGAGA ACTGTCCCAGTGGATATTTCGGTATCAATTGTGAAAACAGCTGTACCGTGCACTGTGGTAGAAATGGTAGTTGTGATCAGACCACCGGGATATGTGATGGAGGATGTGAGGAGGGGTGGAGCGGGCCTCTCTGTGGTACAG AAGAGTTATCATCCCGCGTTACAAGTTGTACAGATGACAACACCGCCACCATCATAAGTATTGTAGTATCTATTTTTATAGTGCTTATTGGAAGTATCATCAACTTCCTGATGTGGAAGAGAAATCAGA CAGAATACGCAAAGAAAGG AGAAAATTGTAGAAGTGAAACAAGGAGTGCTCACAATTCAG ATATACCAAGCGGTTCAAATCG TGTTGAATCCCCGTATGCAGAACTGGGAGACCGTGACAAACCGAACACGTACGAGGAACTTCACCATTATACCGACTCTAATGGGAAAGTCTAA